The Colletes latitarsis isolate SP2378_abdomen chromosome 14, iyColLati1, whole genome shotgun sequence genome has a segment encoding these proteins:
- the Med9 gene encoding mediator complex subunit 9 — protein sequence MESAELSEEVPLRAQFTVDDLDIEILPLIYEIIRSIEKDPHDTMQKAKESQDTSHKILELQKKLDSARAQIKRLPGIEYSKEEQLQKLETLRKQLRLKRELLLKYRNMCTFEVPKV from the exons ATGGAGTCAGCAGAATTATCGGAAGAGGTTCCTTTACGTGCACAATTTACAGTCGATGATTTGGACATTGAAATATTACCACTTATATATGAAATAATACGGAG caTCGAAAAGGACCCACATGATACTATGCAGAAGGCCAAAGAGTCTCAAGATACAAGTCATAAGATATTAGAACTTCAAAAAAAATTAGATTCTGCAAGAGCACAG ATCAAAAGATTACCAGGAATAGAATACAGTAAAGAAGAACAATTACAAAAGCTTGAAACTCTTCGCAAACAGCTGAGACTTAAACGAgaacttttattaaaatatcgtaATATGTGCACATTTGAAGTTCCAaaagtataa
- the Tapdelta gene encoding translocon-associated protein delta encodes MNRFAILCILIISAVSRISGETCQKPEVVASAYVTEDATILTNVAFTTQFVLKCSNGVKGITLYAEVEGKALPAARLSSDNKYQVSWTEDIKKAHSGDYRINLYDEERYAAIRKAYRNGEDPSSVKPLVVVVLNNPGVYLGPWVNSELFAALLAALVSYSAFSSKFKLLA; translated from the exons ATGAACCGATTCGCAATTCtttgtattttaataattaGTGCAGTTTCCAGAATTTCTGGGGAAACTTGCCAAAAGCCCGAGGTTGTCGCGTCTGCATATGTCACGGAAGATGCAACAATTTTGACAAATGTTGCATTCACAACGCAATTTGTGTTGAAGTGTAGTAATGGTGTGAAAGGTATTACATTGTATGCAGAAGTTGAAGGAAAAGCATTACCTGCGGCTAGGTTAAGCTCCGATAACAAGTATcag GTTTCTTGGACAGAAGACATAAAGAAAGCACATTCTGGAGATTACAGAATAAACTTATACGACGAAGAAAGATATGCAGCTATACGTAAAGCATATAGAAATGGAGAGGATCCAAGCTCTGTAAAACCTTTGGTTGTAGTAGTACTTAATAATCCAGGTGTCTATCTTGGACCTTGGGTCAATTCAGAACTCTTTGCTGCTCTCTTAGCAGCTTTAGTCTCTTACTCTGCTTTCTCTTCTAAGTTCAAGCTTCTTGCTTGA
- the LOC143350395 gene encoding pleckstrin homology domain-containing family J member 1 produces the protein MQECLQYKLFFIIMKFNEKELAEASNGPADLEGRLNHKRAHKSVFKERWFKLRCNLLFYFNINELGQIDKKQPAGVIILENYNINIDCASGGVFAFSIAFRDEHEKRHILSGRSESQVEQWVNALKQASYEYWRSRLITLQEKLSNRTGKDPLLMYPRNQGIIRDEAWEPKSTFRSHVRSFTTSVVTSAALNTVTKEVNLIEF, from the exons ATGCAGGAATGCTTGcagtataaattattttttatcatcaTGAAATTTAACGAAAAAGAGCTTGCAGAAGCAAGTAATGGTCCCGCTGATCTCGAAGGTCGTTTAAATCATAAACGAGCCCATAAGTCAG TATTTAAAGAAAGATGGTTTAAATTAAGATGCaatttactattttattttaatatcaacGAATTAGGACAAATTGATAAAAAGCAACCAGCTGGTGTGATCattttagaaaattataatattaatattgacTGTGCATCTGGAGGTGTATTTGCATTTAGTATAGCATTTCGTGATGAACATGAAAAAAGACATATTTTGAGTGGTCGTTCAGAATCTCAAGTAGAACAATGGGTCAATGCTCTTAAGCAAGCTAGTTACGAATATTGGAGGTCACGCTTGATAACACTTCAAGAAAAATTGTCCAACAGAACAGGAAAAGACCCCTTGCTTATGTATCCAAGAAATCAAGGGATTATTAGGGATGAAGCATGGGAACCTAAGTCAACTTTTCGATCTCATGTACGTTCCTTTACTACATCAGTTGTAACGTCAGCAGCATTAAATACAGTAACAAAAGAAGtgaatttaattgaattttga
- the Mrgn1 gene encoding mahogunin ring finger 1, translated as MGSLTSRQNAGVEEVDIVSNHAYKYPPRSGSYFGSHFIMGGERFDTSQPEAYLFGENADLNFLGSRPTPFPYPPPQANDPTKTLKSLVNIRRESLRLVRNVDQTSTSPQCHGVKHYGDGDIDKKPNRYNIEFTFDCDVRCAITIYYFCTEEVTTKGVTYVPRDPSMNSEIYYYKKGANQLFSQTSHIFDPTVCNEEDLTYHADREIIPIAIHCVAEEGSDEPKQSHTTIAVIEKHSDGTYVLKALKQKLYVDGLCYLLQEIYGIENKNAENAKQQSSDEDTDDNGSECVICMCDVRDTLILPCRHLCLCNGCADSLRYQANNCPICRAPFRALLQIKALQKATGAIISNPPLPEGSCENIPSGYEAVSLIEALNGPYIPRAAVLAPESPDTPDTDTASAIQAAEALNRSVERTPVSKHVSSKEADISARTSSTAACPIPEFRMSVLLAKDEHSGSQKDLHSRSPAMRMKTSGHLREKFGLRSRDTLRLVNEKQPVSLYEGQGQDEDSEAEKLSPLLDAATSTEALNARSHGMCDIDIDDEIQNTENENNVDTACHTH; from the exons ATGGGATCGCTGACGAGTCGACAAAACGCTGGTGTAGAAGAAGTTGATATTGTTTCAAATCATGCATACAAATATCCACCTCGTTctg GAAGCTATTTTGGTAGTCATTTTATAATGGGTGGTGAAAGATTCGATACGTCTCAGCCAGAAGCATACCTTTTTGGAGAAAATGCAGACTTAAATTTTCTTGGAAGTAGACCAACACCT tttCCATATCCTCCACCACAAGCTAATGATCCTACTAAAACATTAAAAAGTTTAGTAAACATAAGGAGAGAATCCTTGAGACTAGTTCGCAATGTTGATCAAACTTCTACATCACCCCAATGTCATGGTGTAAAACATTATGGGGATGGTGACATTGATAAAAAGCCAAATCGTTATAATATTGAGTTTACATTTGACTGTGATGTAAGATGTGCAATTACAATATATTATTTTTGCACTGAAGAGGTTACAACAAAGGGGGTTAC TTACGTGCCAAGGGACCCTTCAATGAATTCTGAAATATACTATTATAAAAAAGGTGCAAATCAATTATTTTCACAAACATCACATATATTTGATCCAACAGTCTGTAACGAAGAAGATTTAACATACCATGCTGATAGAgaa ATAATACCAATAGCAATACATTGTGTGGCAGAAGAAGGGTCGGACGAACCAAAACAGTCTCATACAACAATTGCAGTTATTGAAAAACATTCAGATGGAACATATGTATTAAAGGCACTTAAGCAAAAACTTTATGTCGATGGTCTTTGTTATTTGCTTCAAGAAATATATggtattgaaaataaaaatgctgAAAATGCAAAG CAACAAAGTAGCGATGAAGATACAGATGACAATGGATCAGAATGTGTCATCTGTATGTGTGACGTACGGGATACTTTAATATTACCATGCAGACATTTATGTCTATGTAATGGCTGTGCAGATTCTCTTCGGTATCAGGCTAACAATTGTCCAATATGTCGTGCTCCTTTTAGAGCACTTCTTCAAATTAAAGCACTTCAAAAAGCAACTGGAGCTATTATATCAAATCCACCATTACCAGAg GGAAGCTGTGAGAATATTCCATCTGGATATGAAGCTGTTTCATTGATAGAAGCTTTGAATGGCCCATATATTCCAAGAGCTGCTGTTCTTGCACCAGAATCTCCAGACACGCCCGATACAGATACAGCTAGCGCAATTCAAGCAGCTGAAGCATTAAACAG GTCTGTAGAACGTACTCCTGTATCAAAACATGTATCTTCAAAAGAAGCAGATATTTCTGCAAGGACAAGCAGTACTGCAGCATGTCCTATTCCAGAGTTTCGTATGTCAGTTTTATTAGCTAAAGACGAACATTCAGGATCCCAAAAAGATCTTCATAGCCGATCTCCTGCAATGAGAATGAAAACTTCTGGACATTTACGTGAAAAATTTGGTTTAAGATCACGAGATACTCTTAGACTTGTTAATGAAAAACAACCCGTTTCCCTTTATGAG GGACAAGGACAAGACGAAGATAGCGAAGCAGAAAAATTATCACCCTTATTGGATGCAGCAACTAGTACAGAAGCACTTAACGCGCGTAGTCATGGAATGTGCGACATAGATATTGACGATGAGATTCAAAATACGGAAAATGAGAATAATGTTGACACAGCGTGTCATACTCATTAA
- the Rpl10 gene encoding ribosomal protein L10 codes for MGRRPARCYRYCKNKPYPKSRFCRGVPDPKIRIFDLGKKKASVEDFPLCVHLVSDEYEQLSSEALEAGRICANKYMVKNAGKDQFHIRMRLHPFHVIRINKMLSCAGADRLQTGMRGAFGKPQGTVARVHIGQPIMSVRSSDRHKAAVIEALRRAKFKFPGRQKIYVSKKWGFTKYDRTEYEDLKAAGRLAPDGCNVKYLPEHGPLDEWKKFRKILNSTV; via the exons ATGGGGCGACGACCAGCTAGATG CTATCGATATTGCAAGAACAAACCTTACCCAAAATCAAGATTTTGTCGTGGTGTGCCAGATCCAAAGATACGTATTTTTGATCTTGGAAAAAAGAAAGCCTCTGTAGAGGATTTCCCATTATGTGTACATTTAGTGTCAGATGAGTATGAGCAGCTCAGTTCCGAAGCTCTTGAAGCTGGACGTATTTGTGCAAATAAATACATGGTAAAAAATGCTGGAAAAGATCAATTCCACATTCGTATGAGACTTCATCCATTCCATGTTATTCGCATTAATAAGATGTTATCATGTGCTGGAGCTGATAG ACTCCAAACTGGAATGCGAGGAGCTTTTGGTAAACCACAGGGAACTGTAGCTAGAGTACATATTGGACAACCTATTATGAGTGTACGTTCGTCGGATCGTCATAAGGCTGCTGTTATTGAAGCATTACGTCGCGCAAAATTTAAGTTCCCTGGTCGTCAGAAAATTTATGTTTCAAAGAAGTGGGGATTTACTAAGTATGACCGTACTGAATATGAAGATCTAAAAGCAGCAGGTCGTCTTGCTCCAGATGGTTGCAATGTCAAGTATTTGCCTGAACATGGTCCTCTTGATGAGTGGAAAAAGTTCAGAAAAATTCTTAATAGTACtgtctaa
- the LOC143350393 gene encoding proteasome assembly chaperone 2, translating into MIKVPGEIDLENYILIIPSVAVGNVGQLSIDLLISNLNLCKIGSMWNSIFLPISGLDPYNTNSVSLCTAADFYLGTTCKIILLQLRSLYVGNCTDFFNEITQFVRQRKISKIIILTSSYDYECSDRLDTSLRYLTSDNSLLNTEKFLENQFCWKRHTRKQLMECTECYYIPGGGFANGFYEYLKSTEIPCTVLFCYCSEGDNVHDALILVKGLNRWLNLLEINTDGNINITYPPSWEFFFGNPPSSEIY; encoded by the exons ATGATAAAAGTACCAGGAGAAATTGATcttgaaaattatattttgataATTCCATCAGTGGCTGTTGGAAATGTTGGACAGTTATCAATTGATTTATTAATCTCTAATTTAAATCTATGCAAAATTGGATCTATGTGGAATTCTATATTCCTTCCAATTTCTGGCCTAGATCCTTATAATACAAATTCTGTCTCTCTTTGTACTGCTGCTGATTTTTATCTTGGAACTACttgtaaaataattcttttacaaTTACGTTCACTTTATGTTGGTAATTGTACTGATTTTTTCAATGAAATAACACAATTTGTTCGTCAAAGAAAAATTAGCAAG ATAATAATTTTAACTAGCAGTTACGATTATGAATGTTCTGATAGATTAGATACCAGCTTGAGGTATCTTACTTCAGATAATTCATTACTGAACACTGAAAAATTTCTTGAAAATCAATTTTGTTGGAAGAGACATACAAGAAAACAGTTAATGGAATGTACAGAATGCTATTACATTCCTGGTGGAGGATTTGCAAATGGCTTTTACGAGTACCTCAAATCAACAGAAATTCCTTGTACAGTACTTTTTTGTTATTGTTCTGAAGGAGACAATGTTCATGATGCATTAATATTAGTTAAGGGTTTGAATCGATGgttaaatttattagaaattaatacagatggtaatattaatattacataTCCACCATCTTGGGAATTTTTTTTTGGTAATCCACCTTCATCCGAAATATATTAA